Genomic DNA from Nonomuraea rubra:
AGCTCTCCAAGCACGAGATCCCGTGGACCGACCCGACGGTGGGCGCGGCCCTGGAGAAGATCGCGCAGATCACCTCCAAGGCCGACTACCTGGTCGACGGCACCTCCGGCACCATGCAGACCGACTTCCCCACCTGCGTGACCAAGGTCTACGGCACCGACAAGGCCGCCATGGTCATCGAGGCCGACTTCGTGGCCGTCGAGGCCGTGAACGCGGGCGCCAAGGTCGGCGAGGAGGCCAAGTACTTCCCGTTCCCCAAGGCCGGTGACACCACCCCGGTCGTGCTGGGCGGCGACGTGGCCGTGGCCATGAAGGACTCCCCCGGCGCGATGGCCCTGGTGCAGTTCCTGGCCTCCAAGGAGGGTGGCGAGGTCTGGGCCAAGCTGCCCGGCTACCTGTCGCCCAACAAGAACGTCTCGCCCGACAACTACCCGGACGAGCTGACCAAGCAGCTCGGCCAGACGATCGTCTCGGCCGGCGACGCCGTCCGCTACGACATGTCGGACCTGGCGCCCAGCGCCTTCGGAGCCACCGACGGCAAGGGCGAGTGGAAGGTGCTGCAGGACTTCCTGCGCAACCCGAGCGACGTCAAGGGCACCCAGGAGGCGCTCGAAGCAGAGGCCAAGAAGGCCTGGAAGTAAAGAGGTAAGGCCGTGACCGAACGGTTGGACGGCCGGCAGGACCCGCCCGCGGCGCAGGCCGCGGGCGGCACCTCGACCGGACCGGCTGATACCCCCCGTAAGCAGAGACGCCTCGGCCCCTCGCCGGCGGTCGCCATCGCCTTCCTCCTCCCGGCAGCGGTGCTGCTGGGGATCTGGGTGGTCTATCCGATCGTCTACTCCATCATCCGGAGCCTGTTCGGCGCCAACGGGTTCGACGAGTTCGTGGGGCTCGGCAACTACGTCTCGATCTTCACCGATCAGGGCATGCTGACCACGATCCGCAACAACCTGATCTGGGTCATCGTCGCGCCGATCATCGTCACCACGCTGGGCCTGATCTTCGCGGTGCTGACCGAGCGCATCAAGTGGGCGACGGCGTTCAAGCTCATCGTGTTCATGCCGATGGCGGTCTCGCTCATGGCGGCGGGCGTCATCTTCCGCCTCGTCTACGAGCAGAGCCCGGACAAGGGCCTGGCCAACGCCGTGCTCACCACGGTGGCCGACACGTTCTCCTCCTCCCAGGGCTACCCGGACGCCCGGCCGCGCGAGGGCGACCAGTCGCCGGTCGCGGCCGAGAACGGCGCGGTCGTCACCAAGCAGCCCGCCCAGGCCGGGCAGCCGGTGCTGATCCCGATCGTCGGCGTCAAGCCGGACATCATGCCGTCCAACGCCCAGACCGCCAAGTCCGCGCCCGCGGGTGACGGCCTGGCGGGCACCGTCTGGTTCGACTTCACGCAGGGCGGCGGCGGCCAGAGCGGCGTCGTGGACGGCACCGAGAAGGGCCTGCCCGGCATGACCGTCGAGGCGGTCCAGAACGGCCAGGTCGCGGCCACCGCCACGACGGCCGAGGACGGCACGTTCCGCTTCGAGGGCCTGGCTCCCGGGTCCTACACCGTACGGCTGCCGCAGTCGAACTTCGACGCCTCGTACGGCGGCCTGCAGTGGCTGGGCCCGACACTCATCACGCCCGCGATCATCGGCGCGTTCGTCTGGGTGTGGGCCGGGTTCGCGATGGTGCTGCTCGCGGCCGGGCTGGCGGCGATCCCGCGCGACGCCCTGGAGGCGGCCC
This window encodes:
- a CDS encoding ABC transporter permease subunit, which codes for MTERLDGRQDPPAAQAAGGTSTGPADTPRKQRRLGPSPAVAIAFLLPAAVLLGIWVVYPIVYSIIRSLFGANGFDEFVGLGNYVSIFTDQGMLTTIRNNLIWVIVAPIIVTTLGLIFAVLTERIKWATAFKLIVFMPMAVSLMAAGVIFRLVYEQSPDKGLANAVLTTVADTFSSSQGYPDARPREGDQSPVAAENGAVVTKQPAQAGQPVLIPIVGVKPDIMPSNAQTAKSAPAGDGLAGTVWFDFTQGGGGQSGVVDGTEKGLPGMTVEAVQNGQVAATATTAEDGTFRFEGLAPGSYTVRLPQSNFDASYGGLQWLGPTLITPAIIGAFVWVWAGFAMVLLAAGLAAIPRDALEAARIDGATEWQVFRKITVPLLSPVLLVVFVTMIINTLKVFDLVFIIAPASVQPQANVVALEMWRVSFGGGNNQGLGSALAIFLLILVLPFMVMNIRRFRRGES